A window of Syntrophorhabdales bacterium contains these coding sequences:
- a CDS encoding ATP-binding cassette domain-containing protein — MMKGEPHIIVEDLTLGYDSTVILHDVTFTVNKGDIFIIMGASGSGKSSILRSMVGLLPPIKGEVLYEGLSLWSATPEEQKSTMQRFGVLYQSSALWSSLTLSENVALPLQLYTDVGEDVIKEVVSLKLGLVGLAGFEDYYPSEISGGMKKRAGLARAMALDPDILFFDEPSAGLDPVSAHLLDELIIALRNSLGATIVVVTHELASILAIGNNSVFLDPVSKTIIAAGNPRKLLEESKDPRVIDFLTRGKGVQER, encoded by the coding sequence ATGATGAAGGGAGAGCCCCATATTATTGTGGAAGACCTGACGCTGGGTTATGATAGCACGGTGATCCTGCACGACGTCACCTTCACCGTTAACAAGGGCGATATCTTCATTATCATGGGAGCGAGCGGTAGTGGCAAGAGCAGCATACTGCGGAGCATGGTGGGGCTCCTGCCTCCAATAAAGGGAGAGGTCCTGTACGAAGGCCTCAGTTTGTGGTCGGCGACTCCCGAAGAACAGAAAAGTACGATGCAAAGATTCGGGGTACTCTACCAGAGCAGCGCTCTCTGGAGTTCCCTCACGCTGTCCGAAAATGTAGCCCTGCCGCTCCAGCTATACACCGACGTGGGCGAAGACGTGATTAAGGAAGTTGTTTCGCTCAAGCTGGGACTCGTCGGCCTCGCCGGCTTCGAAGACTACTATCCTTCCGAAATCAGCGGTGGCATGAAAAAGCGCGCCGGACTGGCCCGCGCCATGGCGCTCGACCCGGACATCCTCTTCTTTGATGAGCCTTCTGCAGGGCTCGATCCTGTGAGCGCGCACCTCCTCGACGAGCTGATTATCGCTTTGAGAAACAGTCTGGGCGCCACGATTGTCGTGGTGACTCATGAGTTGGCGAGTATCCTTGCAATTGGAAACAACTCAGTCTTTCTAGATCCCGTTTCGAAGACCATTATCGCTGCCGGGAATCCCCGAAAACTCCTCGAAGAGTCAAAGGATCCCAGAGTGATCGATTTCCTCACGCGAGGAAAGGGCGTGCAGGAAAGGTGA